From the Gramella sp. Hel_I_59 genome, one window contains:
- a CDS encoding RteC domain-containing protein, with protein MNSQILSKKLLQDLDEIKFQYENILERAYRSIKLCRKVLTTYKKEILNNEFKTTQEEIEFFKEIKQIPLIKLIYFSEIHSFEIQFPKGDKHSQLKSIKKKINKVNRFFLYNMDFGRYVNSGATHFDEEYYTRDSMETFHITTSKFYFQDPEFCTPRDMLLGKYKAYDFLVTYLDEKKHKVHKGLNGKLSTIKPIEKMDWPFSNTDYVELVYALCAKGLGKQENQGIMQVSKKLQQLFNIEPKDIYKTYHDIKNRKNSRTLFLDEISTSLLIEMDKSEE; from the coding sequence ATGAATTCTCAAATACTATCAAAAAAACTACTTCAGGATCTGGATGAAATAAAATTTCAATATGAAAATATTTTAGAACGGGCATATCGTTCTATAAAACTGTGTCGTAAAGTTTTAACTACTTACAAAAAAGAAATCCTCAATAATGAATTTAAAACTACCCAGGAAGAAATAGAATTCTTCAAAGAAATAAAACAGATTCCTCTCATCAAACTTATCTACTTTTCAGAAATCCATTCTTTTGAAATTCAATTTCCTAAAGGGGATAAACATTCTCAGTTAAAATCCATCAAAAAGAAAATCAACAAGGTAAATCGTTTTTTTCTCTACAATATGGATTTTGGACGATACGTTAATTCTGGTGCTACCCATTTTGACGAGGAATATTACACGAGGGATTCTATGGAAACATTTCATATCACTACCTCAAAATTCTATTTTCAAGACCCAGAATTTTGTACCCCAAGAGATATGCTTTTGGGCAAATACAAGGCGTATGATTTTTTAGTGACCTATTTAGATGAAAAAAAGCATAAAGTTCATAAAGGATTAAATGGGAAATTGTCCACCATTAAACCAATTGAAAAGATGGACTGGCCTTTTTCTAATACAGACTACGTGGAACTGGTTTACGCATTGTGTGCGAAAGGATTGGGCAAACAGGAAAATCAGGGTATAATGCAAGTTTCAAAAAAGTTACAACAGCTTTTTAATATTGAGCCAAAGGACATCTACAAAACTTATCACGATATCAAAAACAGGAAAAACAGTAGAACGCTTTTTCTCGACGAAATCTCTACATCACTACTCATTGAAATGGATAAGAGCGAAGAATAA
- a CDS encoding helix-turn-helix transcriptional regulator, producing the protein MVSVASIALLPICTVIGDYQWITFTVMNLAFFAITAIEADRYLYFIENNNRMYEVFALKKKQRDESVERKIIYEDLTRREIEVALSILSNLSYRNIAKDLFIAESTVSKHASNIFKKTGVKNRREFLKRFRKKK; encoded by the coding sequence ATGGTAAGCGTTGCGAGTATTGCCTTATTACCAATTTGCACAGTTATAGGTGATTACCAATGGATAACATTTACCGTAATGAACTTGGCTTTCTTTGCCATAACTGCGATTGAAGCAGATAGGTATTTGTATTTCATCGAAAACAATAATCGAATGTATGAAGTCTTTGCCTTGAAGAAAAAACAACGGGACGAATCCGTAGAGCGCAAGATTATCTATGAGGATTTAACCAGAAGAGAAATTGAAGTGGCTTTGTCAATTTTAAGTAATTTAAGCTATAGAAATATTGCCAAAGATTTATTCATTGCCGAAAGTACCGTTTCAAAACACGCATCAAATATCTTCAAAAAGACAGGTGTAAAAAACAGGCGTGAATTTTTAAAGCGATTCAGGAAGAAAAAGTAA
- a CDS encoding heavy metal translocating P-type ATPase, whose amino-acid sequence MKKKKVNLRDLEPKEHQGEHSHDDGHNHSSPEDISNFRTYLPAIFSFLMLIIGIAVDYFDTFPFFEGWVRVVWYTVAYIPVGFPVIREGWNSIKNGDFFTEFFLMSIATLGAFAIGEYPEGVAVMLFYAVGELFQNAAVNRAKRNIKALLDVRPNEALVYRENDFVSVNPETVEIGEKIQVRVGEKVPLDGILISEKGSFNTAALTGESKPDTIAKGDTVFAGSINLDGVINIETTKEFKDSSIARILDMVQNATARKSKTELFIRKFARIYTPIVVFLAIGLTLLPYFFVDDYVFRDWLYRALIFLVISCPCALVISIPLGYFGGLGAASRNGILFKGASFLDAMTKVNTVVMDKTGTVTKGVFKIKEINSITFEEAEFMKYLMAMEEQSTHPIAKAILEYKADGSEFEATNVSEVAGKGLKGTVNGKTVLVGNKALMTSNNIKVPSETDGIVESIVMVSIDEKFAGYVTIADELKDDAHQAIKQIRDAGISKIIMLSGDKDSITQQVAKELNIDWAKGGLLPEDKLNEVEELKKQPDTKVAFIGDGINDAPVLAASGVGIAMGGLGSDVAIETADVIIQTDQPSKIARAIQIGRSTRNIVWQNIGLAFGVKVIVLILGAGGLATMWEAVFADVGVALLAILNAVRLQKMKWKDS is encoded by the coding sequence ATGAAAAAGAAAAAAGTAAACTTACGTGACTTAGAACCAAAAGAACACCAAGGCGAGCACAGTCACGACGATGGCCATAACCATAGTAGTCCCGAAGATATTTCCAATTTTAGGACTTACCTGCCCGCAATTTTCAGCTTTCTAATGCTTATTATCGGAATTGCGGTTGATTACTTTGACACCTTTCCTTTTTTTGAAGGCTGGGTCAGAGTGGTTTGGTACACCGTTGCCTATATACCCGTTGGTTTTCCTGTTATAAGGGAAGGTTGGAATAGTATTAAAAATGGCGATTTTTTCACAGAATTTTTCTTAATGTCGATTGCCACTTTAGGGGCATTTGCCATTGGCGAATATCCCGAAGGCGTGGCCGTAATGCTATTTTATGCTGTGGGCGAACTATTTCAAAATGCAGCGGTCAACCGAGCCAAAAGAAACATTAAAGCTTTACTGGATGTAAGACCAAATGAAGCTTTGGTTTATCGCGAGAACGATTTTGTTTCCGTAAATCCCGAGACCGTTGAGATTGGCGAAAAGATTCAGGTACGTGTTGGCGAAAAAGTTCCGCTTGATGGCATTTTAATTTCTGAAAAGGGCTCTTTTAATACTGCTGCCTTGACAGGCGAAAGCAAACCTGATACTATCGCTAAAGGCGATACTGTCTTTGCTGGAAGCATCAACCTCGATGGCGTAATCAATATCGAGACTACCAAGGAATTTAAGGACAGTTCCATTGCACGAATTCTGGATATGGTTCAGAATGCAACTGCCAGAAAATCAAAGACCGAATTGTTCATTAGAAAATTTGCGCGGATTTATACACCAATCGTTGTATTCTTGGCAATCGGCCTGACATTATTGCCTTACTTTTTTGTAGATGATTATGTGTTTAGGGATTGGCTATATAGAGCATTGATATTCCTTGTGATTTCGTGTCCGTGTGCGCTGGTTATTTCTATTCCTTTGGGCTATTTTGGCGGATTGGGTGCGGCATCCCGAAACGGTATTCTATTCAAAGGTGCATCTTTTCTCGATGCAATGACCAAAGTGAACACGGTCGTAATGGACAAAACCGGAACGGTTACCAAAGGGGTTTTCAAAATCAAAGAAATTAATTCCATCACATTTGAGGAAGCTGAGTTTATGAAATACCTGATGGCTATGGAAGAACAATCTACCCATCCTATTGCAAAAGCGATTCTCGAATACAAAGCAGACGGTTCGGAGTTTGAAGCGACTAATGTTTCAGAGGTTGCCGGAAAGGGGTTGAAGGGAACAGTTAATGGGAAGACGGTGTTGGTAGGCAACAAAGCTTTGATGACTTCAAACAACATAAAAGTTCCTTCGGAAACGGATGGTATTGTAGAATCAATTGTTATGGTGTCCATTGATGAGAAATTTGCAGGTTACGTAACCATTGCAGATGAACTAAAGGATGATGCGCACCAAGCCATCAAACAAATTAGGGATGCAGGAATTTCTAAGATTATAATGCTATCAGGCGACAAGGACTCTATTACGCAACAAGTTGCAAAAGAGTTAAATATCGATTGGGCAAAAGGTGGTCTGTTACCTGAAGACAAGCTAAACGAAGTTGAAGAACTGAAGAAACAACCTGATACAAAAGTAGCATTTATTGGTGATGGCATCAATGATGCACCAGTTTTGGCCGCAAGTGGTGTAGGTATTGCGATGGGTGGTTTAGGAAGCGATGTTGCTATTGAAACTGCTGATGTTATCATACAGACAGACCAACCGAGTAAGATTGCAAGAGCGATTCAAATTGGTCGTTCAACTCGAAATATCGTATGGCAAAATATTGGTTTGGCCTTCGGTGTAAAAGTAATAGTTCTAATTCTTGGTGCTGGTGGATTAGCAACAATGTGGGAAGCTGTTTTTGCTGATGTAGGCGTTGCTTTACTCGCTATTCTTAATGCCGTTAGATTGCAGAAAATGAAGTGGAAGGATTCTTAA
- a CDS encoding DUF3703 domain-containing protein, which translates to MKFNTVMPNGLKEHYENELRFYRLSLLKGNLSQAWNHLERSHIIGQSYPFEHTYSHWLMLKFGFRQKNVKEVLGQLVRLVVGGWKSFIDHIPTGNTGGSNVLPLKKMDLPQDLSIILNQYKPT; encoded by the coding sequence ATGAAATTCAATACCGTAATGCCAAATGGCTTAAAGGAACATTATGAAAATGAATTACGGTTTTACCGTTTGTCATTACTCAAAGGAAATTTGTCTCAAGCTTGGAATCATCTTGAGCGCTCACACATAATTGGTCAATCCTATCCTTTTGAGCATACATATTCCCATTGGCTAATGCTCAAATTTGGATTCAGACAAAAGAATGTGAAAGAAGTTTTAGGTCAACTTGTTCGCTTAGTTGTGGGTGGGTGGAAATCGTTTATCGACCATATACCAACTGGAAATACAGGGGGTTCCAATGTTCTACCACTAAAAAAGATGGATCTTCCACAAGATTTAAGTATCATTTTAAACCAATACAAACCAACATAA
- a CDS encoding STAS/SEC14 domain-containing protein — MIQIINTGKDNLISAKISGKILKNDVEKIHPLIHNIIKKGKKVDFYFEMEDLEGYTLKGFWEDIKVDSAHISDYRKMAFVGEKKWQEWSTKATDFFTSSEVKYFDLEDKELAKTWITS, encoded by the coding sequence ATGATACAGATAATAAATACAGGAAAGGATAATTTAATTTCTGCGAAAATCAGCGGAAAGATTTTAAAAAATGATGTTGAAAAAATACATCCACTAATTCATAATATTATTAAAAAAGGGAAAAAAGTAGATTTCTATTTTGAAATGGAAGACCTTGAGGGTTATACACTCAAGGGATTTTGGGAAGATATTAAAGTGGACAGCGCACATATTTCAGACTATAGAAAAATGGCTTTTGTAGGCGAAAAGAAGTGGCAGGAATGGTCTACAAAAGCAACTGACTTCTTCACAAGCTCAGAAGTGAAATATTTCGATTTAGAAGATAAGGAACTGGCAAAAACTTGGATTACCTCTTAA
- a CDS encoding transcriptional repressor, protein MKEIEKRLDDNGVRPTAMRILIYKYMADKEVAVGLTDIENAFAKADRTTLYRTLKTFEEKGIVHQIDDGSYISKYALCEPGCNCELEQDLHLHFHCNNCDETVCLTEQKIPHINLPDGYIAEDANLVIKGICEKCSGQ, encoded by the coding sequence ATGAAAGAAATAGAAAAAAGATTAGATGACAATGGGGTTCGCCCTACGGCAATGCGCATATTGATTTATAAGTATATGGCCGATAAAGAGGTAGCCGTAGGATTGACAGATATTGAGAATGCTTTCGCGAAAGCGGACAGGACTACTCTGTATCGTACCCTAAAAACTTTTGAGGAAAAAGGTATCGTACACCAGATAGACGATGGTTCCTACATTTCAAAATATGCATTGTGTGAACCGGGTTGCAACTGTGAACTTGAACAAGATCTGCACTTGCATTTTCACTGTAATAACTGTGACGAAACGGTTTGTTTAACGGAACAAAAAATTCCGCATATCAACTTGCCCGATGGATATATAGCTGAGGATGCCAATTTGGTCATTAAAGGAATTTGCGAGAAGTGTAGCGGACAATAA
- a CDS encoding efflux RND transporter periplasmic adaptor subunit → MKNLSKYTVIGLFTMLLGLTACGDSKSETAENDEGNSEMEEAHSEGEAEEVMLTAQQYDALQMEVDTLAQRNMSGYVEANGQLEVPPQNEATITTVVGANVVSIEVIEGDKVNKGQTVAYLSHPNIIQKQTDYLNAYSNNQYLKKEFERQKTLYDAGVGSGANFQKAEAQYEASRSMANGLEAQLQQLNVSASGVRKGTIYQRVALRSPIEGYVQKVKVKTGQYVEPQTDLMEVVDTHHVHADLMVFEKDVYKVKKGQMVTFNVQSNQGQELTAEIYSVGKTFEENPKALHVHAEIENKQGNLIPGMYIQGRIQTDNTMTTAIPESAIAADGEKSFVFTAKKEGEDWKFTPVEVTKGTHDGEWIAIDFLKEQEPDTQYAFNNAYYLMAEMKKGEAEDSH, encoded by the coding sequence CCGAGACTGCCGAAAACGATGAGGGAAATTCCGAAATGGAAGAAGCACACTCAGAAGGCGAAGCGGAAGAAGTGATGCTTACGGCACAACAATATGATGCCCTACAAATGGAAGTTGACACCCTTGCACAGCGCAATATGAGCGGTTATGTGGAAGCAAATGGTCAACTGGAAGTTCCACCACAAAACGAAGCGACCATCACTACGGTGGTGGGTGCCAATGTGGTTTCTATTGAGGTCATCGAGGGCGATAAGGTCAACAAAGGGCAAACGGTCGCTTATTTATCCCATCCCAATATCATTCAAAAACAGACGGATTATCTGAATGCGTATAGCAATAACCAATATCTTAAGAAGGAATTTGAAAGACAAAAGACTTTATATGACGCTGGTGTAGGCAGCGGTGCTAATTTTCAAAAAGCAGAAGCTCAATATGAGGCATCCCGAAGTATGGCCAACGGTCTGGAAGCGCAGCTGCAACAACTAAATGTTAGCGCTTCTGGCGTTAGAAAGGGAACTATTTATCAGCGTGTGGCCTTGCGTAGCCCCATAGAAGGATACGTTCAAAAAGTAAAGGTAAAAACAGGTCAGTACGTAGAACCGCAAACCGACCTTATGGAAGTCGTGGACACCCACCACGTTCACGCAGATTTGATGGTCTTTGAAAAGGATGTGTATAAAGTCAAAAAAGGGCAGATGGTTACGTTCAATGTACAATCCAATCAGGGCCAAGAACTGACCGCAGAAATTTATTCTGTGGGAAAAACTTTTGAGGAAAATCCCAAAGCATTGCACGTACACGCAGAAATCGAGAACAAGCAAGGCAATCTAATACCAGGAATGTACATCCAAGGGCGGATTCAAACTGACAATACAATGACCACGGCAATACCTGAAAGCGCCATTGCAGCCGATGGCGAAAAGTCATTTGTGTTTACAGCAAAAAAGGAAGGCGAGGATTGGAAGTTTACGCCCGTAGAAGTCACAAAAGGCACTCACGATGGCGAGTGGATTGCCATAGATTTTTTAAAGGAACAAGAGCCTGATACACAATATGCCTTTAATAATGCCTACTACCTTATGGCAGAAATGAAAAAGGGCGAAGCAGAAGATAGTCATTAA
- a CDS encoding asparaginase domain-containing protein, whose protein sequence is MIHILTTGGTIEGLDYFDDGGITSSNVGIEDFLNKANIDYEYTIESVFKKDSRAITNDDRKLLVSKIKEANATKILITHGTFTMEDTAKYIGKLNLNKTIVLVGSFILGSSADTDAPFNLGYAISSLQLLKPDVYIAMNGQIFNWNNVSKNLETNKFEHNEK, encoded by the coding sequence ATGATTCACATTCTCACAACTGGTGGTACAATCGAAGGGTTGGACTATTTTGATGATGGTGGCATTACTTCATCCAACGTAGGGATTGAAGATTTTTTAAATAAAGCAAATATCGATTATGAATACACAATCGAAAGTGTCTTTAAAAAAGACAGTCGTGCCATAACAAATGATGACAGAAAACTATTGGTTAGCAAGATAAAGGAAGCTAATGCGACTAAGATACTGATTACCCACGGCACTTTCACAATGGAAGATACCGCTAAATATATAGGAAAACTCAATTTGAATAAGACAATTGTTTTGGTTGGGTCTTTCATTTTAGGTTCATCTGCAGATACAGATGCACCGTTTAATTTAGGGTATGCAATTAGCTCATTACAGCTTCTAAAACCGGATGTTTATATTGCTATGAACGGACAAATTTTTAATTGGAACAACGTTTCCAAGAATTTAGAAACCAACAAATTTGAGCATAATGAGAAGTAG
- a CDS encoding helix-turn-helix domain-containing protein gives MPTSIITTDDLREFKMELLEDIRELLTRQSKGKLKKYLKSSEVMDLLQVSPGTLQNLRINGTLPYTKVGGIIYYDTEEIQKVMDGNRVHHGLNS, from the coding sequence ATGCCGACAAGTATTATTACCACAGACGACCTTCGAGAATTCAAAATGGAATTGCTCGAGGACATTAGAGAATTACTTACCCGCCAATCCAAAGGGAAACTCAAAAAATACCTCAAATCTTCCGAGGTTATGGATTTGCTTCAGGTAAGCCCTGGCACTTTGCAAAACCTTCGTATCAATGGTACATTGCCGTACACAAAAGTAGGTGGAATTATCTATTACGATACCGAGGAAATTCAAAAAGTGATGGATGGGAACCGAGTGCATCACGGTCTAAATTCTTAA
- a CDS encoding ATPase produces the protein MDNPSKITEGGVQYSLGRFDGKSVLYDFPKILIYLNAKGKLLFGDKFRIYDEDKDILLKLCSYFIKDKDNCEKFEIDIDKGILLSGPVGCGKTSLMKLLRHLVPLQRPYEMIPCRNVTFSFNHLGFKTIEDYGNTKFFCFDDLGVEPLGRFYGKDLNVMGEVLLSRYELYLQTKQKIKTHATTNLNAEELEERYGNRVRSRMRGLFNLIAFDMKAGDKRK, from the coding sequence ATGGACAACCCCTCTAAAATAACCGAAGGCGGCGTGCAATATTCGCTCGGAAGATTTGATGGTAAAAGTGTTCTCTACGATTTCCCAAAAATCTTGATTTACTTGAATGCCAAGGGCAAATTGCTCTTTGGCGACAAGTTCAGGATTTACGATGAGGATAAGGATATTTTGTTGAAGCTCTGTTCCTATTTCATCAAGGACAAAGACAACTGTGAAAAATTTGAGATTGACATTGACAAAGGTATTCTACTTTCTGGTCCTGTAGGTTGTGGTAAAACCAGCCTAATGAAACTTTTAAGACATTTAGTACCGTTGCAACGCCCTTACGAAATGATCCCTTGCCGAAATGTGACGTTCAGTTTTAACCATCTTGGTTTTAAGACTATCGAGGATTATGGAAACACGAAATTCTTCTGTTTTGACGATCTTGGTGTAGAACCGTTAGGAAGGTTTTACGGTAAGGATCTGAATGTGATGGGCGAAGTACTTTTATCGCGGTATGAACTTTACCTCCAAACAAAGCAAAAAATCAAAACTCACGCCACTACCAACCTAAATGCCGAGGAACTGGAAGAACGCTACGGTAACCGTGTGCGTAGTCGTATGCGAGGGCTGTTTAATTTGATTGCTTTCGATATGAAGGCTGGGGATAAGCGGAAGTAA